The following coding sequences lie in one Peribacillus frigoritolerans genomic window:
- a CDS encoding STAS domain-containing protein encodes MDKIDERLYRYILDNSSKITENWLALREKQSGSIYSIDSNEEIEKLLREQNTLTIKTVTSALLEDKTAFIETMEQWATLVAKSRVESDTPIYEVLEALNKVRETYWAFITDYMLKDTGITKDTIIRWSRIINRAFDQLNREFTEQYYLLTKERLLAQQELINELGAPVIPIVDAIAVLPLIGEIDTYRAKEILNGTPSKCISKNITHLFIDLSGVSLLDTMVAQQIYQLISTLNLLGIQSTISGIRPEVAQTSIQLGLDFSQVSTHSTLKQALSKQGIKLYEKK; translated from the coding sequence ATGGATAAAATAGATGAAAGATTATATCGATATATCCTTGATAACTCATCCAAGATTACGGAAAACTGGCTGGCTTTAAGGGAAAAGCAGTCTGGATCCATCTATTCAATAGATTCTAATGAGGAAATCGAAAAGCTGCTTAGGGAACAGAATACATTGACGATCAAGACAGTGACCAGTGCTTTACTTGAAGATAAAACTGCTTTTATTGAAACGATGGAGCAGTGGGCTACACTTGTCGCAAAGAGCAGGGTTGAATCGGACACCCCCATTTACGAAGTGTTGGAAGCGCTTAATAAGGTTCGCGAAACATATTGGGCATTCATCACTGATTATATGCTAAAGGATACTGGGATAACGAAGGATACAATCATCCGGTGGAGCCGGATTATTAATCGTGCCTTCGATCAATTGAACCGTGAGTTCACTGAGCAGTATTACCTTTTGACAAAAGAACGACTCCTTGCTCAACAGGAGCTGATTAATGAACTGGGCGCACCTGTCATTCCCATTGTTGATGCCATTGCGGTTTTGCCGTTAATCGGTGAAATCGATACCTATCGGGCAAAAGAAATTTTGAATGGGACTCCAAGCAAATGCATTAGCAAAAATATCACACACTTATTCATCGATTTATCGGGAGTATCCCTTTTGGATACGATGGTTGCCCAACAGATCTATCAATTGATAAGTACCCTGAACCTGTTAGGCATTCAATCGACCATTTCCGGGATTCGTCCTGAAGTGGCCCAGACATCGATTCAGTTAGGTCTTGATTTTAGTCAGGTTTCGACACATAGTACTCTTAAACAGGCCCTTTCCAAGCAAGGGATCAAACTTTACGAGAAAAAATGA
- the msrB gene encoding peptide-methionine (R)-S-oxide reductase MsrB encodes MTMDGKETAIFAGGCFWCMVAPFDESDGIISVTSGYTGGKFAAPSYKQVITGATDHVEAVQVVFDPSIISYKTLLEIFWQQIDPTDDDGQFSDRGKQYKAAIFYLNERQKQEAEQSKEDLMMSGRFKKPIVTGILPSGEFYAAEEYHQEFYRKNQFRYALYRKGSGRDAFIKENWPKDNAHLRKTLTENQFHVTQENGTEPPFDNAYWDHFEEGIYVDVVSGEPLFSSRDKYDSGCGWPSFTKPIMSASVNEKMDLSHRMTRTEVRSRDADSHLGHVFPDGPSPKGTRYCINSAALRFIPRNEMEKAGYGDLLILFKMK; translated from the coding sequence ATGACGATGGATGGAAAAGAAACGGCTATCTTTGCAGGAGGCTGCTTTTGGTGCATGGTTGCTCCCTTTGATGAAAGTGATGGTATCATTTCAGTGACATCAGGTTATACAGGCGGTAAATTTGCCGCTCCTAGTTATAAACAAGTGATTACCGGTGCGACTGATCATGTTGAAGCGGTTCAAGTGGTATTCGATCCATCAATCATTTCCTATAAAACTTTATTAGAGATATTCTGGCAGCAAATCGATCCTACGGATGACGATGGACAGTTCTCGGATAGGGGAAAGCAATACAAGGCTGCCATTTTCTATCTTAATGAACGTCAGAAACAGGAGGCAGAACAATCGAAGGAAGATTTAATGATGAGCGGGCGGTTTAAGAAACCTATTGTTACGGGTATTCTACCCTCGGGGGAATTTTACGCCGCTGAGGAATATCATCAAGAATTCTATCGGAAAAATCAATTTCGCTATGCATTGTATCGTAAAGGCTCAGGGCGGGATGCTTTCATTAAAGAAAATTGGCCTAAGGATAATGCACACCTTAGAAAGACCTTAACGGAGAATCAGTTTCATGTCACCCAGGAAAATGGCACGGAGCCGCCTTTCGATAATGCCTATTGGGATCACTTTGAAGAAGGCATTTATGTGGATGTTGTTTCTGGGGAGCCCCTATTCAGTTCGCGGGATAAATATGATAGCGGCTGTGGGTGGCCAAGCTTCACGAAGCCCATCATGTCGGCAAGTGTCAATGAAAAAATGGATCTCAGCCACCGAATGACCCGGACCGAGGTGCGCAGCAGGGATGCCGATTCACACCTTGGACATGTTTTTCCTGATGGCCCAAGTCCTAAAGGCACGAGATATTGCATAAACTCTGCGGCCCTTCGATTCATTCCTAGAAATGAAATGGAGAAAGCGGGATATGGAGATTTATTAATACTATTTAAAATGAAATAA
- a CDS encoding NupC/NupG family nucleoside CNT transporter produces MKFLIAILGLVIVFGLALLASSDRKKVKIKPIILMLVIQLILTYLLLNTKFGLVIINSIADGFGKLLEWANEGITFVFGGIVNEGASPFFLNVLLPIVFISALIGILQHFKILPFIMKWIGFLLSKVNGMGKLESYNAVASAIVGQSEVFITLKKQLGAIPPSRMYTLCASAMSTVSMSIVGAYMTMIEPKYVVTAIVINMFGGFIIASIINPYTVTDEEDILPVEEGAEKQSFFEMLGEYIMDGFKVAITVAAMLIGFVALIAGINSVFDMIFGISFQDIMGYIFAPFAFIMGIPISETVTAGGIMATKLVTNEFVAMLSLGDASAALSERTIGIVSVFLVSFANFSSIGIIAGAVKGLHEKQGNVVARFGLKLLYGATLVSILSAIIVSVIL; encoded by the coding sequence ATGAAATTTCTGATTGCAATTTTAGGACTGGTTATTGTTTTTGGACTAGCTTTATTAGCCAGCAGTGACCGGAAGAAAGTTAAAATTAAACCGATCATCCTCATGCTGGTCATTCAGCTTATTTTAACTTATTTATTATTAAATACGAAGTTTGGTTTAGTGATCATCAATTCGATTGCCGATGGTTTCGGAAAACTTTTAGAATGGGCAAATGAAGGGATCACTTTTGTATTTGGCGGGATTGTAAACGAAGGAGCGTCGCCCTTCTTTTTAAATGTCCTTCTTCCAATCGTATTCATCTCAGCATTAATCGGGATATTACAGCACTTCAAGATCCTCCCGTTCATCATGAAGTGGATTGGATTCCTTCTAAGTAAGGTGAATGGGATGGGTAAATTGGAATCTTACAATGCGGTTGCATCAGCAATAGTTGGCCAATCCGAGGTTTTCATAACCTTGAAAAAACAACTCGGTGCCATTCCGCCATCTCGCATGTATACGCTTTGTGCATCAGCCATGTCAACTGTATCGATGTCGATTGTCGGTGCATATATGACGATGATTGAACCAAAGTACGTTGTGACGGCAATTGTTATTAACATGTTTGGTGGATTTATCATCGCATCCATTATCAATCCTTATACCGTAACGGATGAAGAGGATATTCTCCCTGTAGAAGAAGGGGCAGAGAAGCAGTCATTCTTCGAAATGCTTGGGGAATATATCATGGATGGGTTCAAGGTTGCTATCACTGTAGCAGCGATGTTAATTGGTTTCGTTGCTTTAATCGCAGGGATCAACAGCGTATTCGACATGATCTTCGGCATCAGCTTCCAAGACATCATGGGATATATCTTTGCACCGTTTGCCTTTATCATGGGTATACCGATTTCAGAAACCGTGACTGCTGGAGGAATCATGGCAACGAAACTGGTAACCAATGAATTCGTTGCCATGCTGAGCTTAGGTGACGCATCAGCTGCCTTGAGCGAAAGGACGATAGGGATCGTTTCGGTTTTCTTGGTTTCATTCGCCAATTTTTCATCAATTGGAATCATTGCCGGTGCAGTCAAAGGACTTCATGAAAAACAGGGTAATGTTGTAGCACGTTTCGGCTTGAAGCTGCTTTACGGTGCGACTCTTGTCAGCATCCTATCAGCGATCATTGTAAGTGTGATACTTTAA